Part of the Salmo trutta chromosome 5, fSalTru1.1, whole genome shotgun sequence genome is shown below.
CACTTCCAGCTGAAGAGGAAGCCCAAGAGTGCCACGCTCAGGGCAGAGCTGCTGCAGAAATGTAAGATAAGACACATTCACTCCATCCAGGGTACATGACAAGAGTCTAAAATGGCCACCTCGTCTCTTCACCTCAATCTCCGCATCTTCATCTGGGGACAAATGTATCGAGCGTCTCAGATTagtagtgctgatctgggatcaggtccccctcCTGTCCATTTACTGTTAttagtgcagatgaaggaaagcAGATGAGAAAAGGAAGCCACTTTAAACTGTTGAAATACCTCCCCATGTTTCAGGTCTCCTCTCCTTTGTGCTAATTTTACAGAAAGTTGAATGGTCTTTTTGTCACATTGATGAATGGTCATGACTCATGTTCATTGCAGGACACGCACTGGAAAACAAACatgagcgtttcttattggacaagttaatgtagtccctccctgtttctttTGTCAGGTGCCAAATGAACAGCACCCttgggtgtattcactaggaccCTAACAGAAGCAAACAGGACGAAAAAGGACCTACCTGAATTGGTTCTATTGAAAGTcttattttagttttaaaatgttttccattgcaaaatgttatGCTACAATGTTCACTGATTTAATACACCCCATTGACTCATTGttattgtgttttcagccacagAGACGGCTCAACAGCTGAAGAAGACAGCGGGAGTGCCTTTCCACGCCAAAGGAAGAGGCCTGGTCAAGAAGATGGACACCACCAGTGAGTTTGACACACTTCTTGTTGTTGCCAAGACTATGCCTATGAACACGTACACCATTTATACCAGGGTTTAGCCTTGAAATGAATAACGCAAGAGCTGCTGCTACAGCGCCTCAATCAAGTAATTTGTTGCTGCTGGAGTGAAACATGCTTTTATTAGCGCAATCATTGCGGAACAATTCTAAATGTAATTGcgtgttaaaaaaatatatatattttgatggCAACGATTCCACATAGCTACAGCAAATCGCATCCTCGTTGTGTAGTATGGGGACCCCAGGAAAAGCATGCTCCAAAAACACTAAAATACCTAGTTTTAGAAATGGCAAAGCTCTCAGTATACACATTAAATTGTTATATTTGCAATGTTCTATTCCATTTTGTTGCGAAAAAATTACTTATCctttaattgtttgaaacctgaacatttAACTGCATATAACagggcatgtcttaccttgcttcaaagtatcCTCTATCCAAAATCCGATCCAacatggaggcaattattttataaagacttccatatgccaatGAAACCAGTAGTctatttctctcatgttctattTGTTTCCTTCAATGTCCAGTATCCAAAAGTAGAATCCTGGTCATATTAGCAGCGCGTGCGCGGTGCGCTTTTGagtgttttcccactaattgcattatggaatgAACATTCGCgtgtagcctactgccttgtgcaaCTGGATTCTTgaattcctgacgggctgcccccaggttgTGAAGGTAGGCACCTCATCTacactgattctcaacacggccccacaagggtgtgtccttagtcccctcctgtattccctgtatacccacgactgcgtggtctCAGAGTTCCAATTCCATCATCAAGTTCACTGACGAcacgacagtagtaggcctgatatACCAActacgacgagacagcctacaggtaggcactctgacggcatggtgccaggaaaacaacctctccctcaaatgTTAGCAAAACAAAGGCGCTGatttgtggacttcaggaggaaccaggctggacaCGCCCCCATCATCATCAACGGGGCCGCTGTGGAGAAGGTCAATAACTTCAAATTCTTCAGCGTACATATCTCAGAGAAGCAGAAATGGTCTAACCACTGGGACACCGTAGTGAAAAAGGCACGACAGAGACTCTTAAACAGGATGCTGAAGTAATCCGGCCTGTCCCCGAGGGCCCTCAGTGTTCaacaggagcaccatcgagagcatactgtcgggctggGTCACAGCCTGGTACGGAAACTCGTCTGCCGCGGACCGCAGGACTCTTTAGATGGTGATACGTGCAGCTGAAAGAACcaggtgtcacaggaaggtcaagaagatcatcagggagCCCAGCCACCCAAACCATGCCCTGTTCAATTACTCAGGCGTGGGCAGACTGGACAATAGTTTCTaccctcagaccatcaggctgctgaatatcCACCATTAGTCAGCTATCTGCTCCAGCCTCCCCACTGCTACTCCCCCATGGACATTTTCCCCCAAATACTCCCCCTATGGACATTTCCCACCCTCACACCCTCAATGGTCACTTACATTACCTGCTGCTCCCCCACCCCTGCTACTCCCCCATGGACATTCCCCCCTACCCCAATAGCGTTCATCACTGTTGCAGTTGTTAATATGtatattatgtatttatttttaacatattttgtttttatttcacttgGTCCCCACAACCCCCTCAATGGTCATGTTTCTCTCCCTATGGTCTTTATTCTGCCTCCACCCCAATGGATATTTATTCATCACTGCGACAGTTAAGATGTATATAGtgctatttgtttttttattaccattttaattattttatttcacttagtcctgcatcacacctgcaaccctgtacatgtgactattaaacaatcAATCTGTGCATCGCTGCGCTTTGTAATGTGAAGAAATTATAGTTGATCAACTtcttaagctaaacgttctgatctgttgcatcagattCATTGCTTTTTAGCAGGGTTTAAGTATCCTAGGGCTACTGGTTGTATGGATTTGGGCTCTATTGTCCCACAACTGCCCCAGTGTCTGTTTTGGAATAGGGCATTTCTTTGTCACACAGAACGACAAGCTGACAAATGGAGTAGGTCAACTTTTCTACCATGTGAGATAGATTGACATacgctagtgattttgctgttcgttacttatcttgttggctgaggaaaaatACACGTGGACAGTTATTCTAGCGTCTTCAAATTGCGCAAGTTGCATCCTTGAGTTGCATGTTCGGTTAAGATGAACTACCATACtctaaatgtgatttttctgtcATTTTGAGCActgtgggtggacgccctaatcaggttacacacccaatgcatatgagtctggtacatttctcaaatgtccggcgccacattttcctaacggaaaacCTGATTCATACCCACTGGTATCTGAGTGGTTGCTGAGATCATGTTATCATGTTTTCTACCCTTCCTTCCAGCACCCCTGAAGGGGATACCCAAAGCCCCGTTCCGCAGCCCCACCACCCCCAGCATGTTCAGCCCCCCCAGCAACCGCACACCCATCGCCCCAGCACGGACACCCCTGCGCAAGGAGAGGGGGGTCAAGGTGACTAAGGGGGCTTAACAAGTGGcatgggttgtgtcccaaatggcaccctattccctacatagtgtgtGTTGAAATGTGTCAAGAGAAGCTGATGCACATTATTCTCTGTTCTCCAGTTGTTAGACATCTCAGAGCTGGATATGGTGGGAGCTGGTAGAGAggcaaagaggagaagaaagaCTTTGGGTAACTGCCTTTTCTATTTCCATCAATCCCTCTCTAGCTAGCAGTCTTCACTGTTGTTCACCATCCTTCAGACTCACTGACTCTTACTAATTGATTCTCTGCTAGTGGTATTTTCTACAACATTCAGGACAAGAAAAGTTGAGTCTGAACTTAAACCACTTAtggccctctctctgtgtctctgtgtgtacagAAACAGAGGCTGGGGAGAAAGCTGCTAAAGAGGAGGCTGTGGTGGAGAACGCTACACCAGACTATGCTGCTGGACTGGTATCTACACAGGTAGGTACACTAACTCGGTGTCACTCACACACTCGGTGTCACTCTCGCACGCTCACTCGCTCAGTGTCTCGAGCGCTCGGTCGGTGTCTCGCTCTCGGTCGGTGTCTCGCGCGCTCGCTCGGTCGGTGTCTCGCGCGCTCGCTCGGTCGGTGTCTCGCGCGCTCGCTCGGTCGGTGTCTCGCGCGCTCGCTCGGTCGGTGTCTCGCTCGCTCGGTCGGTGTCTCGCTCGCTCGGTCGGTGTCTCGCTCGCTCGGTCGGTGTCTCGCGCGCTCGGTCGGTGTCTCGCGCGCTCGGTCGGTGTCTCGCGCGCTCGGTCGGTGTCTCGCGCGCTCGGTCGGTGGTCTCGCGCGCTCGGGTCGGTGCTCTCGCGCTCGctcggtctgtcggtctgtctcgcGGCTCGCTCGGTCGGTCGGTGTCTCGCGCTcgctcggtcggtcggtcggtcggtgtcCTCGCGCTcgctcggtcggtcggtcggtcggtgtcTCGCGCTcgctcggtcggtcggtcggtcggtcggtgtcTCGCGCTcgctcggtcggtcggtcggtgtcTCGCGCTcgctcggtcggtcggtcggtcggtgtcTCGCGGCTCGGTCGGTCGCGGTCGGTCGGTGTCTCGCGCTCGGCGGTCGGTTCGGTCGGTGTCTTCGCGCTCGTCGGTCGGTCGGTGTCTCGCGCTCGCTCGGTCGGTCGGTGTCTCGCGCTCGCTCGGTCGGTCGGTGTCTCGCGCTCGCTCGGTCGGTCGGTGTCTCGcgctcggtcggtcggtcggtgtcTCGCGCTCGCTCGCTCGGTCGGTCGGTGTCTCGcgctcggtcggtcggtcggtgtcTCGCGCTCGCTCGCTCGGTCGGTCGGTGTCTCGcgctcggtcggtcggtcggtgtcTCGCGCTcgctcggtcggtcggtcggtcggtgtcTCGCGCTcgctcggtcggtcggtcggtgtcTCGCGCGCGCTCGCTCGGTGTCTCGCGCGCGCTCGCTCGGTGTCTCGCGCGCGCTCGCTCGGTGTCGCACGCGCACACACTAACTCACACAATGTAATGCAACTTATACAGCGGTATTGACCCACTTCTCCTGTGTTTCAGAAACTGGGTGCGTTGAACAACGAGAGCGCCCTGCCATCTACGAGCTACCTGCCGTCTACCCCCAGTATGGTCCCGTCCTCTTCCTACATTCCCAGTTCAGAGACACAGCCAGGTGAGACACCTACAGAGCTGTTACTCAGATCTCAGGGTAACCCTCCATTTGGCTAGCCTGGGTATCAGTCGgtttgtgctaacattccactccttgcacTCCAGACAAGTTTTCTGTAGTTACTCCTATCCAATCTTCTCAGATTGGCAGAGTGATATAGCGATAGTCTCATGTCGATAACTGGTACTTCATTCTAGCGAACGCAGGTGGTTTGGGACGTGACGCCCTGCAGTCGGGTCGCCAGCCTGAGGAGTCAGCCACGCCCGGCGCTGCCGCCACCAGCACCCTCCCGGGCCAGTTCAAACAGAGGACGCCCATGTACAACGCCAGCAACACTGCCACCAGCCCCACCGCCCCCGCCTCGCCCAGCACGCCAGCCAGCACCCCCGCCAGCAGCAACGGACCCCCGGCTGCCGCCACCGCCACGCAGCCCGAGACCCCCACCACACAGCCCCCCCAGCCCCCGACGCCCACGCCCCAGCAGCCCCAGCCCAAGAAGAACCTCTCGCTCACGGTGAGTTGACTCAAGGCATCATTGGGACTTCCAATATCCACACTAGTATTCTACTTAGAATAACCATTATATTGGGCGAGCGTTCTAATCTGGACTACTTACTATGTGAGACTGCTATGCTTACATACAAACATTGACTGTAGAGATTGTAGTACGGTATGTGGAATGGTGGTTTACTTGCAATGGCTGATGTGTGGTTGTTTTACCTACCTTAGTGGTGTGTAACCTCTGTGCCGCTGTGTGTAACCTCTGTGCCGCTGTGTGTAACCTCAGAGAGACCAGATGTATGCTGCTCAGGAAATGTTCAAGACGGCCAACAAGGTTACCAGACCAGAGAAAGCGCTCATCCTTGGCTTCATGGCCGGATCCAGAGGTACTGTACTGCTTTCTGCAAAATACTCCCTCATTTTAGTAAAAAGTAATAGCTTTTTGCAATGGATTAGAAATATTCCCTGGAGTATGTCCACCTAGTCGTATACTGTGAGTTTAACATACTAGTAATGTTTTTG
Proteins encoded:
- the LOC115194411 gene encoding negative elongation factor A isoform X1; translated protein: MASMKDSDTGLWLHNKLGSTDELWAPSSIASLLTVSVIDNIRLCFSSLSPPVKLKLLLGMLHLPRRTVDEMKEALSEIIQLATVDSEPWVLMVADILKSFPETGSLNLDLEEQNPNVQDILGELREKVSECEASAMLPLECQYLNKSALTTLVGPLTPPVKHFQLKRKPKSATLRAELLQKSTETAQQLKKTAGVPFHAKGRGLVKKMDTTTPLKGIPKAPFRSPTTPSMFSPPSNRTPIAPARTPLRKERGVKLLDISELDMVGAGREAKRRRKTLETEAGEKAAKEEAVVENATPDYAAGLVSTQKLGALNNESALPSTSYLPSTPSMVPSSSYIPSSETQPANAGGLGRDALQSGRQPEESATPGAAATSTLPGQFKQRTPMYNASNTATSPTAPASPSTPASTPASSNGPPAAATATQPETPTTQPPQPPTPTPQQPQPKKNLSLTRDQMYAAQEMFKTANKVTRPEKALILGFMAGSRENPCPEQGDIIQIKLSEHTEILPKADGTGSTTMLVDTVFEMNYSTGQWTRLKKYKPITNAS
- the LOC115194411 gene encoding negative elongation factor A isoform X2, with product MKEALSEIIQLATVDSEPWVLMVADILKSFPETGSLNLDLEEQNPNVQDILGELREKVSECEASAMLPLECQYLNKSALTTLVGPLTPPVKHFQLKRKPKSATLRAELLQKSTETAQQLKKTAGVPFHAKGRGLVKKMDTTTPLKGIPKAPFRSPTTPSMFSPPSNRTPIAPARTPLRKERGVKLLDISELDMVGAGREAKRRRKTLETEAGEKAAKEEAVVENATPDYAAGLVSTQKLGALNNESALPSTSYLPSTPSMVPSSSYIPSSETQPANAGGLGRDALQSGRQPEESATPGAAATSTLPGQFKQRTPMYNASNTATSPTAPASPSTPASTPASSNGPPAAATATQPETPTTQPPQPPTPTPQQPQPKKNLSLTRDQMYAAQEMFKTANKVTRPEKALILGFMAGSRENPCPEQGDIIQIKLSEHTEILPKADGTGSTTMLVDTVFEMNYSTGQWTRLKKYKPITNAS